The window GGTCCTGCAATTGAGGCGGAATGGAACGTTTTTACGGCCAAGATGATCCGCCGTTCAGGAGCGCAGGTTGTGCCGTTAAAATTTCCAGGCCAGAACAGCCGCGCCTATCAGATTGCTAATCAAATTTCCCCGATGCTGCGGCAGGGGTTATTGCTGCATGAGATAGCACATAGCTGCAACAAGCCTCAGGCGCCCGTCGTCGGCGCGCCTATTTCCCAATCCAAGATCGACGCACGCGCGGATGATCCTCGCGCTTTTATGGCGTGGCTACGGGATCTCACGCTAGGATTAGACGCAAACTGAATTAGCGTGTCGGCACCGGGACATCGCCACGGTAATCGTAAAATCCGCGCTGTGTCTTCCGGCCTAGCCAGCCGGCCTCGACGTATTTGGTCAAGAGGGGGCAGGGCCGATATTTGGTATCTGCAAGACCATCATGCAGGACGTTCATGATCGCGAGGCATGTATCCAGCCCGATAAAATCAGCAAGTTCCAGCGGCCCCATCGGATGGTTCGCACCCAGTTTCATGGAGCTATCGATCGACTTCACATTACCGACACCTTCATAGAGAGTATAAACCGCTTCGTTGATCATTGGCATCAATATCCGGTTCACAATGAAGGCAGGAAAATCCTCGGCAGAGGCAGAGGTCTTTTCCAACCTATCCACGACGGCCTTGCAGGCTGCGAAAGTTTCTTCATCCGTGGCGATCCCGCGAATCAGCTCAACCAGTTGCATCACTGGCACAGGATTCATGAAGTGAAATCCCATAAACTTTTCCGGTCGGTCCGTGCGGCTTGCCAGACGGGTGATAGAGATTGACGACGTATTCGAGGTAAGGATTGTCTCGGGCTTGAGGTGGGGCAAAAGGTCCTCGAAGATCGCCTGCTTGACTGTTTCACGCTCGGTAGCGGCCTCAATGATAAGGTCAGAAGGACCCAGATCGGTTAGTGTTTTCGTTGTTTTGATGCGTCCCAGCGCTGCATTCATATCTGCTTCGCTGATTTTTCCACGACCAACCTGACGGGACATGTTCCCACGCATGATTTCCATAGCAGACTTCAGAGAGTCTTCGCTGATGTCGTTCAGCATCACGTCATAACCTGCCAGTGACATTACATGTGCAATGCCGTTGCCCATCTGCCCTGCGCCGACGATGCCGATTGTCTGGATGTCCATGGGGTGCGTTCCTTTGCTGAGATCGCTGTAGCTTACGGTGGACAGTCGCCCCGCCGCAAGGGCTGTCGCACCGGAAAAAATGTCTCAAATCTGTTCTTTAAGCGAATCGTAAGAGCCAGCTGAACATAGTGCCAGCGGGTGAGAAAAAGGTGGGTGCAATGATCTATGATGTACTGGGGCCAGTGGCACTGGACTATCTGCCATGCAGATATGGCACGTCAAAATTGATTTTTCGGGGGCCGCAGCGTGAGCTGAAGAACCCTTATATCGCCTTTTTGGGCGGGACACAGACTTTTGGAAAATTTATTGAGCAGCCCTATCCCTTGAGGGTGGAGCATTTGACCGGAGTGGCTTCGGTCAATTTCGGGCAGATGAACGCGGGCCTTGATGTCTTTGCGTCTGATCCGGTCATTGCGGAGGCTGCGCATGGGGCGCGTGTCACAGTGCTTGAGGTGTTGGGCGCTATCAATCTGAGCAACAGGCTCTATTCCGTGCATCCACGTCGCAATGACCGGTTCCTTCGCACCGCACCCGACCTGAGGGCGCTATATCCAGAGGTGGATTTTTCCCAGTTCAATTTTACGCAACATATGTTGTCCGATCTCTTCCAGCGCGACAGTCAG is drawn from Sulfitobacter sp. S223 and contains these coding sequences:
- a CDS encoding 3-hydroxybutyryl-CoA dehydrogenase — its product is MDIQTIGIVGAGQMGNGIAHVMSLAGYDVMLNDISEDSLKSAMEIMRGNMSRQVGRGKISEADMNAALGRIKTTKTLTDLGPSDLIIEAATERETVKQAIFEDLLPHLKPETILTSNTSSISITRLASRTDRPEKFMGFHFMNPVPVMQLVELIRGIATDEETFAACKAVVDRLEKTSASAEDFPAFIVNRILMPMINEAVYTLYEGVGNVKSIDSSMKLGANHPMGPLELADFIGLDTCLAIMNVLHDGLADTKYRPCPLLTKYVEAGWLGRKTQRGFYDYRGDVPVPTR
- a CDS encoding DUF6473 family protein, which produces MIYDVLGPVALDYLPCRYGTSKLIFRGPQRELKNPYIAFLGGTQTFGKFIEQPYPLRVEHLTGVASVNFGQMNAGLDVFASDPVIAEAAHGARVTVLEVLGAINLSNRLYSVHPRRNDRFLRTAPDLRALYPEVDFSQFNFTQHMLSDLFQRDSQRFATMRRILQRTWVRRMRQLIDRLGGHVVLLRIGNDAQDKICPVGQGFGPVLVSDDMIEEVRGAVSAIVDVPASLTDGPNRYDGMIVSAPEEEAAKVVAPARVHSAVAQALLPVLDQLI